The Anticarsia gemmatalis isolate Benzon Research Colony breed Stoneville strain chromosome 12, ilAntGemm2 primary, whole genome shotgun sequence genome segment GACTGCTTGCTctgatatttatgtttaagaTAAATACACAGAGGAATGGCAGAAACAGATTAATCCAATAGTTTTTAGTTACATAAAAAGAAACAAGACCCCACAATGATTTTTGTAACAGCCATCTTATCGGCTGATTTTCATAACCTCATGCTTATTATTATGGCTACTACATATATACCGGCAGTAATGCATAAGCCGCGCAGAGCTATCAATACAATACCCAGCATTACTGCTCGAATGCTAGACACAAATGACGCCGGCACAGTCGGCGGTCACGCCTGACGGCCCTGCCACCGGCACTGTGTGTAGGAGCCCTTACAAAGGCATTTTGAGCACAATACATGGGTACACTCACTGTCAATTCCCACACTCCCATTGCCCGTGGAACAGGTAACGGAAACGACCAGCTAGGGGTGGAGCCTCGAGGGCAGGAGCGATGGTTTTGCATGCTCTAGAATTCACTGCAACAATCTCAATCATCATAAATACGTcaaaaattaacttattttggGCAATACGCTAAGCATTTCAAAAATTGCGTTATAGGCTTTTGTACTGAGCTGGGGTTCGAATCCAATCAATCATGGATAAGGCATGTAGCATTATCCATTATTGGGTTTCATTCAGCTACATAGCAGCTTTAAATATTTGGTTTGATAATTTTGAGCATTCAAATATAATGTGCTAAGGATACATAACCTGCGAAGAGACTAGGCAGTTTCGCCTACAAAACGAATGGGcttttaaagataattattagTCCACAGAAAAAATCTTAgtatatatcaatattttttaacaatctaTAACCTAGCCAACATGCACCAGGCGGGATTGGAACATGTTAGAGGCCCTATTTATGTGAAACACAAGTCCAAACATATTCCAATTTCTGAACGATAGAGTAACAGTCATTACGAAGGAACTGTCATTCGCACAATCTGTCAAAAACATAACCTCACTATTTCTTTCTAGATATTTTTGGTAAACAGTGAAATAAAATGCTAAGATCACTGATCAGCAAGATCAGCGCCTCGCAGCCATCATGCGGGTTCCACACCACGGCGTGCATGAACGAAGTGAGACTATTAAGTCGGCTGCGAGTAGTGGACAACTCGGAGATTGGCAAGAGAGCCATGGCTGAGGGCAAGCCGCCTAAAGTTATCTGCGTTTATAACAAACAACGTACGTTATTAAACATTCTATTGCCTATATTTAcccaaataattcaataattgtTGCAACTGCCTAGGTATCctgttcattaaaataaaagacaTAAGTTATACAACTTCTTACTGACTTCTTCTTTACTACTTATTAAATGTTACCCTCGTTTGGTTTCAGGTGTGGGCTATATTGGCGACAGAGTGATGGTAGCTATCAAAGGTCAGAAAAAGAAGGGTATCCTTGTAGGATTGAAGCAGACACAGAAGGTGAAGGTTCCCAAGTTCGACAGCAACAATGTGGTGCTCATAGACGACAATGGCACTCCGCTGGGCAACCGCATCCACGTGCCCATCCCCACCATACTGCGCACCATACTCAAGGAGAGAACGCACTCCAAGGGAGCAGATTACACCAAGTTGTTAGGAATAGCCACCAGATTTGTGTAGAACTAGTTGTAATTAAGTAGATAATTGTaggatattaataaattgttaattattctTGCTATTTTATTGCAATCATCAGTCAAATTCTCAATTAAGTGCTTTAGATTTCATATTGAATGtaaattcttttttaattgaCATCTTATACTAAGAATATTGCTCTCATGTCGCGGGTACAACCATActaacaacagacacaaagtactatcagaccagaaacaactatttgtggatcgcacaaatcattgttccgtgtaggaatctaacccacgaccGCTCAACGCAACAGTACGGCGTAGCGACCTTAACCATTGTTCCACAGTggcacagaggcagtcaaaatttgCATAGATCACAGTTCAATTGCACAACAAGTAAAATAC includes the following:
- the mRpL14 gene encoding mitochondrial ribosomal protein L14, whose translation is MLRSLISKISASQPSCGFHTTACMNEVRLLSRLRVVDNSEIGKRAMAEGKPPKVICVYNKQRVGYIGDRVMVAIKGQKKKGILVGLKQTQKVKVPKFDSNNVVLIDDNGTPLGNRIHVPIPTILRTILKERTHSKGADYTKLLGIATRFV